One window of the Leishmania panamensis strain MHOM/PA/94/PSC-1 chromosome 8 sequence genome contains the following:
- a CDS encoding exocyst complex component 1-like protein (TriTrypDB/GeneDB-style sysID: LpmP.08.0950): protein MNRYRELQPTIDGIFHQRGEEVVAHETVSEIGNKKKASTPRLLILSHFLGSSGSATLSIVTVNPSRQRVKLKSAFAVDRLISISNEGSFDAAFNFGSSGVLSVSFESHIQREMFLAAARRILAMPSSSSGAHGGYAENRMSPIHGVLTEAVGAQVEADAAARVRKLRQDKRRVFTTEEEKHLLRHIGNNGAGFDDIKQFQEILLRQQKNSELRSLNLLTTSEAAWQEAQRQVQDLVQDVEEVEQRIESYSKHLLSKKAVLQQVEHTNNTLQRRQQNLEALYMMMSDLRDQLRLAPATMTLLSRLRTIPEDCLVAFFSEGSNAVTLSMAMKHMQSVLHNPKLDSDFPIAAVAERKVFFLEQRKMIAQRSKLYIMAIIESFEAKYLADKARYSRDALLVWQLHVELAHKLIDISGVICALECIDVEGFNNVLRKYRTSMQKVYALEITHFFKCLKKQVKKVNTWRGPFLLGTSESRREAMSMRMETAQSGETPRMYSRYGQSTPALTPRMMRFGDDSDQGASAGGWTASGTGGNEDHTHLSVQFPSAADLSMEGGVPASAIQLYQSANTLRRLDSRAEVSSVVSGIKSLSPTSTSGGGYVRPDLAFAIALESSVLAVINEEAILHRCFNLFSTPEEKSGNDHSAAGSSSTGASPQADDSKRTGAATLRGAAGTDRAQMKQESLLELFGGVDANYFVRALQGMSRSDSAQYSCSNSQDIGLPPRPPPAGYGGGSWGQGNSSFPHRRTWSGTSSAVYDRERNSIAGDEVDGGGPDDEASRASRIALHRNFLIRTMRDLALFVVEKCDRIYCVPILCMIRAYRATAADSAMLPSKSAFCQAMLGEVEAVMVGGMTRFVAEQTDSIHRCRKRYVVHPTPLLHCFSKMPALFLRLEAVHNALAPNVCDRTEYASIALSLVDQSFDALDQITNVRGTGEDRNAGHLKLNELIAQKLHSVLDGVEADISSLKWVFVQQYRHQSFFCAFYSTMPSDSFAVELLQDHYASAKAKRDRYEELYLTRVLLVRSFPVFGIFALSAEDLSMIYSKEELRHHKALSVDAVEKVLSGLEKEMRSGVRASAERMKRHFLRDVDLGGNEASFHTTLLQRTWQHFSTLLLRKFDFLAELLSWPAYRDIFIPITRSDVVGMLAAY from the coding sequence ATGAACCGATACAGGGAACTCCAACCCACCATTGATGGCATCTTTCACCAGcgtggggaggaggtggtggcccACGAGACGGTGTCAGAGATCGGCAATAAGAAAAAGGCATCGACGCCGCGTCTGCTCATCCTGTCACACttcctcggcagcagcggcagcgccactcTCAGCATCGTGACAGTGAACCCGAGCAGGCAGCGGGTGAAGCTCAAGTCCGCCTTTGCCGTGGATCGGCTGATCAGTATTTCGAACGAGGGAAGCTTCGATGCAGCCTTCAACTTTGGCTCCAGCGGCGTGCTGTCCGTCAGCTTCGAGTCACACATCCAACGGGAGATGTTtctcgctgccgcccgcCGCATCCTTGCGATgccatcgtcgtcctccGGGGCCCATGGGGGCTACGCCGAGAACCGGATGAGCCCCATCCACGGTGTACTCACAGAGGCGGTGGGTGCTCAGGTCGAAGCTGACGCTGCGGCCCGTGTGCGCAAGCTGCGGCAAGACAAGCGACGCGTCTTCACaacggaagaggagaagcacctgctgcgccacatTGGCAATAATGGGGCTGGGTTCGATGATATCAAGCAGTTTCAGGAGattctccttcgccagcagaAGAACTCAGAGCTCAGATCGCTCAACTTGTTGACCACCTCCGAGGCTGCGTGGCAGGAAGCACAGCGGCAGGTGCAGGACCTCGTCCAagacgtggaggaggtggagcagcgcaTTGAGTCGTACTCCAAGCACCTTTTATCGAAGAAGGCCGTTCTTCAGCAGGTGGAGCACACCAACAACAcactgcagcgacgacagcaaAACCTGGAGGCGCTGTATATGATGATGTCCGACCTGCGCGACCAACTGCGGCTCGCACCAGCAACCATGACGTTGCTGAGTCGACTACGCACCATACCAGAGGATTGCCTCGTGGCCTTCTTCTCCGAAGGCAGCAACGCGGTGACCCTATCAATGGCGATGAAGCATATGCAGAGTGTACTGCATAACCCGAAACTGGACAGTGACTTTCCTatcgccgctgtcgcggAGCGGAAGGTGTTTTTTCTAGAGCAGCGCAAGATGATCGCGCAGCGCTCCAAATTGTATATAATGGCCATCATAGAATCCTTCGAGGCAAAGTACCTAGCAGACAAGGCGCGATACAGTCGCGACGCGTTGCTTGTGTGGCAGCTGCACGTTGAACTGGCGCACAAACTGATAGACATCAGCGGCGTTATCTGTGCACTGGAGTGTATCGACGTGGAGGGGTTCAACAATGTACTGCGCAAGTATCGGACGAGCATGCAGAAGGTCTACGCACTCGAGATCACGCACTTCTTCAAGTGCCTTAAGAAGCAGGTTAAGAAGGTGAACACCTGGCGCGGCCCCTTCCTGCTTGGCACCTCCGAGTCGCGCAGGGAGGCCATGTCGATGCGGATGGAGACGGCCCAGTCTGGTGAGACGCCGCGCATGTACTCCCGCTACGGCCAGTCAACACCGGCGCTCACCCCTCGTATGATGCGCTTCGGTGACGACTCAGACCAGGGGGCCAGCGCTGGTGGCTGGACAGCCTCTGGCACTGGCGGTAACGAAGACCACACGCACCTCTCTGTGCAGTTCCCGTCGGCGGCCGACCTGAGTATGGAAGGCGGTGTGCCTGCCTCGGCAATCCAGCTGTACCAGAGCGCTAACACGCTGCGCCGGCTGGACTCACGAGCGGAAGTGTCGTCGGTAGTGAGCGGGATCAAGTCCCTCAGCCCCACCAGCACAAGCGGTGGCGGGTATGTGCGACCGGATCTCGCCTTCGCTATTGCGCTAGAATCGTCTGTACTAGCGGTGATTAACGAGGAGGCGATTCTTCACCGCTGCTTTAACCTGTTCAGCACTccggaagagaagagcggcaaCGACCACAGCGCCGCAGGCTCCTCGAGTACCGGCGCCAGCCCGCAGGCGGATGACTCCAAGAGGACAGGGGCCGCCACTCTCAGGGGAGCCGCCGGGACGGACCGCGCGCAGATGAAACAGGAGTCTTTGCTCGAGCTCTTTGGCGGAGTCGATGCCAACTATTTCGTACGCGCTCTACAAGGGATGTCGCGTAGCGACAGCGCGCAGTACTCCTGCTCGAACAGCCAGGACATCGGCCTACcgcctcgccctcctccagcagggTACGGCGGTGGTAGCTGGGGTCAAGGTAACTCTTCATTCCCGCACCGGCGGACGTGGAGCGGGACGTCATCGGCAGTGTATGACCGCGAGCGCAACTCCATTGCCGGCGATGAGgtggacggcggcggcccTGATGACGAGGCCAGTCGTGCATCTCGCATCGCGCTGCACCGAAACTTTCTCATTCGCACCATGCGTGACCTGGCTCTTTTCGTTGTCGAGAAGTGCGATCGCATCTACTGTGTCCCCATCCTCTGCATGATACGCGCCTaccgcgccaccgcggccgaCAGTGCTATGCTGCCGTCGAAGAGTGCCTTCTGTCAGGCAATGctgggggaggtggaggcggtgatggtaGGTGGCATGACGCGGTTTGTAGCGGAGCAGACCGATTCGATACACCGGTGCCGCAAGCGGTACGTGGTGCATCCCACACCGTTGCTGCACTGCTTCTCCAAGATGCCGGCCCTCTTTCTGCGATTGGAGGCCGTGCACAACGCCCTCGCCCCCAACGTGTGCGACCGCACCGAGTACGCTTCTATCGCGCTGAGCCTCGTCGACCAGTCCTTCGATGCGCTGGACCAAATCACAAACGTGAGAGGCACTGGTGAGGACCGGAACGCGGGGCATCTAAAGCTGAACGAACTCATTGCACAGAAGCTGCACTCCGTGCTGGATGGCGTGGAGGCGGACATCAGCTCCCTCAAGTGGGTCTTTGTTCAGCAGTACCGGCATCAGTCGTTCTTCTGTGCCTTCTACTCGACTATGCCAAGCGATAGCTTTgccgtggagctgctgcaggatcACTATGCATCGGCGAAGGCGAAGCGGGACCGCTACGAGGAGCTCTACCTAACGCGTGTGCTCCTCGTGCGCAGCTTCCCGGTTTTCGGCATATTCGCGCTCTCCGCTGAGGACCTCTCGATGATCTACTCCAAGGAAGAGCTGCGACACCACAAGGCGCTCTCTGTGGAtgcagtggagaaggtgctTAGCGGGCTCGAGAAGGAGATGCGCTCCGGCGTGCGGGCGAGCGCGGAACGGATGAAGAGACACTTTTTGCGCGATGTAGACCTCGGCGGCAACGAGGCCTCTTTCCACacaacgctgctgcagcgcacctgGCAACACTTctcaacgctgctgctgcgcaagttCGACTTTTTGGCAGAGCTGCTCTCGTGGCCAGCGTATCGTGATATTTTCATTCCTATAACCCGCTCCGACGTTGTGGGGATGCTCGCGGCGTActag
- a CDS encoding thiopurine S-methyltransferase, putative (TriTrypDB/GeneDB-style sysID: LpmP.08.0960) — MMHTTQTQHIGVQIPNAKELEDHVLLNRLRKSRPKSIFSLKALTTSRMQGFVAAGGIVLGAAVFLGPWLWGEVQELMGNRYVPLPPSQMPHTSPEWWENEWRKMNPLWRAGESMSDFFVGPYRFVKEQTGRDMSSAADFVRTSPSSSPAVPGGQQYGFLDRLTRMFHRSASPTTSTCITTISRVGIASKGEDSHRASASAVMLPNSPQMLVPLCGDSPIIRTAALQGFEVDGVDSSQTAIQSAVSRTEEGLPRVLYSKIHLHWKNFFSPELWEGPLKGKKYDVIYERQGMTSLNREQRPDYAYLLKRAMKDDGLIYVEGIFRTGRVKGNKLMGPPYSLSKRELEQLFPLSEGYYVRCEEKTDAMQQLSRENRILKRVPKELHVTPFSCVVFREATVNLRTRTEPLQHPEPPILTPPQENFAW; from the coding sequence ATGATGCACACGACGCAGACGCAACACATTGGGGTGCAGATTCCCAACGCCAAGGAGCTAGAGGATCACGTGCTGTTAAACCGGCTTCGCAAGTCTCGACCAAAAAGCATTTTTTCCCTCAAGGCCCTCACAACAAGTCGCATGCAAGGCTTCGTTGCCGCCGGCGGCATCGTTCTTGGCGCGGCTGTGTTTCTCGGCCCGTGGctgtggggggaggtgcaggagctgatGGGCAACAGGTacgtgccactgccgccgtcgcaaATGCCTCACACCTCACCGGAGTGGTGGGAGAACGAGTGGCGCAAGATGAACCCGCTCTGGCGGGCTGGCGAGTCAATGAGCGACTTCTTCGTCGGTCCCTATCGTTTTGTGAAGGAGCAGACGGGGCGCGACATGTCTTCTGCGGCAGATTTCGTACGCACCTCACCGTCGTCCTCGCCTGCCGTGCCTGGAGGGCAGCAGTACGGCTTTTTGGACCGACTCACGCGCATGTTTCACCGATCGGCGTCTCCTACCACCTCTACATGTATCACTACTATTTCTAGAGTAGGGATTGCCAGCAAGGGTGAAGACTCTCACCGCGCCTCCGCTTCGGCCGTGATGCTGCCGAACTCACCTCAGATGCTGGTGCCACTCTGCGGCGACTCCCCGATTAtccgcaccgctgcactgcaAGGCTTCGAGGTGGATGGAGTGGACTCCTCGCAGACTGCCATCCAGTCAGCCGTCAGCCGCACCGAGGAGGGCCTGCCGCGGGTGCTCTACTCAAAGATTCACTTGCACTGGAAGAACTTCTTTTCGCCAGAGTTATGGGAGGGGCCGTTGAAGGGAAAGAAGTACGACGTTATCTACGAGCGGCAGGGCATGACTTCGCTAAACCGGGAGCAGCGGCCTGACTACGCCTACCTGTTGAAGCGCGCCATGAAAGACGATGGCCTGATCTACGTCGAGGGCATCTTCCGCACTGGACGAGTGAAGGGTAACAAGTTGATGGGTCCGCCCTACTCCCTGTCGAAGCGGGAGCTAGAGCAGCTCTTTCCCCTCAGTGAAGGCTACTATGTGCGGTGTGAGGAGAAGACGgacgcgatgcagcagctaAGCCGTGAGAACCGCATCCTCAAGCGAGTGCCCAAGGAGCTTCACGTGACCCCGTTCAGCTGCGTTGTGTTTCGTGAGGCTACAGTGAATCTTCGAACACGGAcggagccgctgcagcaccccgAGCCGCCGATATTGACTCCCCCCCAAGAGAACTTTGCGTGGTAG
- a CDS encoding MRB1-associated protein, putative (TriTrypDB/GeneDB-style sysID: LpmP.08.0970) has protein sequence MKKLHQERGGNPMLAQQARRVLFATSITGQNVDARSVALLLNTAVYFGMESDARVVRECIDFCLKNDKFISLDILPIVVTACATLKSRDAREVIELQAIKATKNARFLDAKGVTNIISAFSKTGINHEKLFRLLSMRVQTLARVGEFEAAHLVILANAFARLRYREQNVFSAIARRAMSLRERVTVNELVPLINAFSKAGLKDPKLSKRFAGKAMEYVDQMNAEQVAMMFQAFAYFGIRYDQLFGVLTNRAVELIDEFNAQYISTTLASFQRIGINNPELFDNLAERALAVVQDHDAKDISFTVTALAHFGLKDEELFKRLASHAASIADQFDPLGLVNTIHAFARTFFLQEDMVVALSERCVYVCRHLDANQVRRLLWSLAKFQVKDPRILAPVFNRCLALHQDFFSDPMGGEEIEEIFDVFGPNFCPPLYQLYMSRGSSM, from the coding sequence ATGAAGAAGCTTCATCAGGAGCGCGGTGGCAACCCGATGCTGGCCCAACAGGCTCGCCGCGTGCTGTTTGCCACCTCGATCACCGGGCAGAACGTCGACGCCCGCTCCGTCGCCCTTCTGCTGAACACGGCGGTGTATTTTGGCATGGAGAGCGACGCACGCGTGGTGCGGGAGTGTATTGACTTCTGCCTGAAGAACGACAAGTTCATCTCGCTGGACATTCTGCCAATTGTGGTCACGGCATGCGCGACGCTCAAGTCGCGCGACGCGCGCGAGGTGAtcgagctgcaggcgatcAAGGCCACCAAGAATGCACGCTTCCTAGATGCGAAGGGCGTCACTAACATCATTAGCGCCTTCTCCAAGACTGGGATCAACCATGAGAAACTGTTCCGGCTGCTCTCGATGCGTGTGCAGACCCTCGCGCGCGTTGGCGAGTTTGAAGCGGCACACCTTGTGATTCTTGCCAACGCCTTCGCAAGACTTCGCTACAGAGAACAAAACGTGTTCAGTGCCATCGCGCGGCGTGCTATGTCACTGCGGGAGCGCGTTACTGTGAACGAGCTGGTGCCTCTCATCAACGCCTTTTCCAAGGCGGGGCTCAAGGACCCGAAGTTGAGCAAGCGCTTTGCCGGGAAGGCAATGGAGTACGTGGACCAGATGAACGCTGAACAGGTGGCGATGATGTTCCAGGCTTTTGCCTACTTTGGAATTCGCTACGATCAACTCTTCGGCGTGCTGACCAACCGCGCTGTGGAGCTGATTGACGAGTTCAACGCGCAGTACATCAGCACCACACTCGCCTCCTTTCAACGCATTGGCATCAACAACCCCGAGTTGTTCGACAACCTGGCTGAGCGTGCGCTTGCGGTGGTTCAGGATCACGACGCCAAGGACATTTCCTTCACCGTAACAGCGCTGGCACATTTTGGGCTCAAGGATGAGGAGCTGTTCAAGCGACTCGCCTCGCACGCCGCGTCCATTGCGGACCAGTTCGATCCACTGGGACTGGTGAACACAATCCACGCATTTGCTCGCACCTTCTTCCTGCAAGAGGACATGGTCGTCGCCCTTTCAGAGcgctgcgtgtacgtgtgccgCCACCTTGACGCGAATCAGGTGCGTCGCCTGCTCTGGTCGCTCGCCAAGTTCCAGGTGAAGGACCCCCGCATTCTTGCCCCGGTCTTCAACCGGTGCCTAGCGCTCCATCAGGACTTCTTCTCCGACCCGAtgggtggagaagagatCGAAGAGATCTTCGACGTCTTTGGGCCCAACTTCTGCCCTCCGCTCTACCAGCTCTACATGTCGCGGGGGAGCAGCATGTAG